The following coding sequences lie in one Heliangelus exortis chromosome 8, bHelExo1.hap1, whole genome shotgun sequence genomic window:
- the LOC139798870 gene encoding cytochrome P450 2J4-like translates to MLHFLWGSISFQMLFVFLVVFLLVADYMKHRKPKDFPPTPFYLPFVGHTYLMNFKNPLKAIQKVTEKYGDIFSLEMGNQTVVCVNGMRLVKEVLVNQGENFMDRPIFPLNREMFSAIGLVSSGGHLWKQQRRFALSTLRNFGLGKRSLEERIQEECRFLVDDIRDEQGNPFNPHLKIINAVSNITCSLTFGSRFDYHDEDFQRLLRLMDEIVTLHGAIMTQLYNHFPSILNYFPGSHQTILKNCKLMKQSVQEKINEHKEDRNPSESRDFIDSYLEEIDKDNGEGIFQEENLVACTLDLLFAGTETTSTTIRWGLLFMATYPEIQARVQSEIDAVIGQARAPALEDRNNMPYTNAVIHEVQRKGNIIPLNVPRLTTKDTVLDGYCIPKGTIVVTNLTSLLFDKNEWETPDTFNPEHFLKDGQFLKREYFIPFSAGKRACLGEVLARSELFLFFTSLLQKFTFQAPPGTTLSLQPKLGMTAAPQPYKICAVPR, encoded by the exons ATGCTGCACTTCCTCTGGGGGAGTATCTCCTTCCAGATGCTCTTTGTCTTCCTCGTGGTCTTCCTGCTCGTCGCAGACTACATGAAGCACAGAAAGCCAAAGGACTTCCCTCCCACTCCCTTCTACCTCCCCTTCGTGGGACATACATACCTGATGAACTTTAAAAATCCCCTAAAAGCAATACAGAAG GTCACTGAAAAATACGGGGACATTTTCAGCTTGGAGATGGGCAACCAAACAGTTGTGTGTGTAAATGGGATGCGGTTGGTTAAGGAAGTTCTTGTAAACCAGGGGGAAAACTTCATGGATCGCCCTATATTTCCTCTTAACAGGGAAATGTTCAGCGCCATTG GCCTGGTCTCCTCCGGTGGGCACCtgtggaagcagcagaggaggtttGCCTTGAGCACACTCCGAAACTTTGGCTTGGGGAAGAGGAGCCTGGAGGAGCGTATCCAGGAGGAGTGTCGGTTCCTTGTGGATGATATTCGGGATGAGCAGG ggaaTCCTTTCAACCCTCACCTGAAAATCATTAATGCTGTTTCAAACATCACCTGCTCCCTCACCTTTGGCAGTCGGTTTGACTACCATGATGAGGACTTCCAGAGACTGTTGAGGCTGATGGATGAGATAGTTACCCTGCACGGCGCCATCATGACCCAG CTGTACAACCATTTCCCATCCATACTAAACTACTTCCCTGGATCCCACcaaaccattttaaaaaactgcaaGTTGATGAAACAGTCTGTCCAAGAGAAGATCAACGAACACAAGGAGGACAGGAACCCCTCAGAGAGCCGGGATTTCATTGACAGCTACCTGGAGGAGATAGACAAG GACAATGGCGAGGGCATCTTCCAGGAGGAAAATCTCGTGGCATGCACGCTCGACCTGCTGTTTGCTGGGACAGAGACCACCTCCACAACCATCCGCTGGGGGCTGCTGTTCATGGCCACGTATCCAGAAATTCAAG CCCGTGTGCAGTCAGAGATTGATGCAGTGATCGGGCAGGCGCGGGCGCCGGCGCTGGAGGACAGGAACAACATGCCCTACACCAATGCTGTCATCCATGAAGTGCAGAGGAAAGGCAACATCATCCCCTTGAACGTGCCAAGGCTGACAACGAAGGACACGGTCTTGGATGGCTACTGCATACCAAAG GGCACTATTGTGGTTACAAATTTAACCTCCCTGCTGTTCGACAAGAATGAGTGGGAAACCCCTGACACTTTTAACCCTGAGCATTTCCTGAAGGATGGTCAGTTCCTGAAAAGGGAATATTTTATACCATTTTCTGCAG GGAAACGTGCCTGCCTGGGTGAAGTGCTGGCCCGCTCTgagctcttcctcttcttcacctCTCTGCTCCAGAAATTCACCTTCCAGGCACCCCCAGGCACCACCCTCAGCCTCCAGCCCAAGCTGGGCATGACGGCGGCCCCACAGCCCTACAAAATCTGTGCAGTGCCTCGTTAG